A stretch of Miscanthus floridulus cultivar M001 chromosome 13, ASM1932011v1, whole genome shotgun sequence DNA encodes these proteins:
- the LOC136500680 gene encoding uncharacterized protein: MDGHGGGAGKLTRTPSSLLRSPTVRAGPGAASFHALDDPEPDDKKAQAPLLGKPRALLRRAAHHRLRPGPAQSALLLLLLPVLALAALLLRGGGHHLALLAAAAGLALAAAAAVARLRGGGARGPRAPPALAASVQWFIGEGDAEEQQQQQRDKKGRPGAAEVREGVEFYSNGDRYEGEFHGGRCSGSGVYSFFGKGKYEGDWVDGKYDGHGVESWARGSRYRGQYRQGLRHGHGVYRFYSGDCYAGEWAGGQSHGIGAQTCSDGSTYAGEFKGGVKHGLGCYHFRNGDRYAGEYFGDKIHGFGVYSFANGHSYEGSWHEGKKQGFGMYAFRNGDERAGEWDSGVLKNSLPLSDPAVQRALQAARRAADCAFRLPRVEEQVNKAVMAANRAATAARVAAIKAVQNRIDGKLCFIDV, from the exons ATGGACGGGCACGGCGGCGGGGCCGGTAAGCTGACACGGACGCCGTCGTCGCTGCTCCGGTCGCCGACCGTCCGCGCGGGCCCAGGCGCCGCGTCCTTCCACGCGCTGGACGACCCGGAGCCCGACGACAAGAAGGCGCAGGCGCCGCTGCTGGGCAAGCCCCGGGCGCTGCTCCGCCGGGCCGCCCACCACCGGCTCCGCCCCGGCCCGGCGCAGTctgcgctgctcctcctcctcctcccggtccTCGCGCTCGCCGCGCTGCTCCTGCGCGGCGGGGGCCACCACCTCGCCCTCCTGGCGGCCGCGGCGGGGCTCGCGctggccgccgcggccgccgtcgcgcggctccgcggcggcggcgcccggggCCCGCGCGCGCCCCCGGCGCTCGCGGCCTCCGTGCAGTGGTTCATCGGCGAGGGCgacgccgaggagcagcagcagcagcagcgggacAAGAAGGGGAGGCCGGGCGCGGCGGAGGTGCGGGAGGGCGTCGAGTTCTACAGCAATGGGGACCGCTACGAGGGGGAGTTCCACGGGGGCCGCTGCAGCGGCAGCGGCGTGTACAGCTTCTTCGGCAAGGGCAAGTACGAGGGCGACTGGGTGGACGGCAAGTACGACGGCCACGGCGTCGAGAGCTGGGCGCGCGGCAGCCGGTACCGCGGCCAGTACCGGCAGGGCCTCCGCCACGGCCACGGCGTCTACCGGTTCTACAGCGGCGACTGCTACGCCGGCGAGTGGGCTGGTGGCCAGAGCCACGGCATCGGCGCCCAGACCTGCTCCGACGGCAGCACGTACGCCGGTGAGTTCAAGGGTGGCGTCAAGCACGGCCTCGGCTGCTACCATTTCAG GAATGGCGATCGGTATGCAGGGGAGTACTTTGGAGACAAGATCCACGGTTTCGGTGTGTACAGCTTCGCCAATGGACACAGCTACGAGGGCTCTTGGCACGAAGGAAAGAAACAGGGGTTCGGGATGTACGCGTTTCGGAATGGGGATGAACGAGCGGGGGAGTGGGATTCTGGAGTTCTGAAGAACTCCTTGCCTCTGTCAGACCCAGCTGTTCAGCGTGCCCTACAG GCTGCACGAAGGGCTGCAGACTGCGCCTTCCGCCTCCCAAGAGTAGAAGAGCAGGTGAACAAGGCCGTCATGGCTGCAAACAGGGCGGCCACAGCTGCCCGTGTCGCCGCGATCAAGGCAGTGCAGAATAGGATAGATGGCAAGCTCTGTTTCATCGACGTGTGA
- the LOC136501578 gene encoding bifunctional monodehydroascorbate reductase and carbonic anhydrase nectarin-3-like, with translation MTPPAAGCLHAGLFDAITGLHQLLPARLARVCYIPYHAGLPTPPKPTTTTETSGAQRTATSMGPGRHAAVGALLAAALLLSAAVPGARAQAETEDEDFSYIPGADNGPENWGKIKAEWANCSVGRMQSPIDLSDECAKLVQSLGYLITSYRPAEATIVNTGHYVMVSFNGDAGSLVINGTTYNLKQLHWHTPSEHTIAGRRYDLELHLVHQTSANKTAVIGILYEIGAIKDPFLLWLEPSIRSIENTKDQPKDIGVVDPNGARSIGSVYYRYMGSLTTPPCTEGIVWTVVNKISPVAKDQVKLLRDALQDGNTMNARPLQEVNNRDISIFRPKLYDYY, from the exons ATGACGCCACCGGCTGCTGGTTGCTTGCATGCAG GTTTGTTTGACGCGATCACCGGCCTTCATCAGCTCCTCCCTGCCCGCCTCGCTCGCGTGTGTTATATACCATACCATGCCGGCCTCCCTACCCCTCCCAAACCTACAACGACCACAGAAACAAGCGGCGCACAAAGGACAGCTActagcatgggtcccggtcgccACGCTGCCGTCGGGGCGCTCCTCGCCGCGGCGCTGCTGCTCTCCGCCGCCGTCCCGGGCGCCAGAGCGCAGGCAGAAACAG AGGATGAGGACTTCAGCTACATCCCGGGCGCGGATAACGGCCCGGAAAACTGGGGTAAGATCAAGGCGGAGTGGGCCAACTGCAGCGTGGGGCGGATGCAGTCCCCCATCGACCTCTCCGACGAGTGTGCCAAGCTGGTGCAATCCCTGGGCTACCTCATCACCTCCTACCGCCCCGCCGAGGCCACCATCGTCAACACCGGCCACTACGTCATG GTGAGCTTCAATGGCGACGCCGGGAGCCTGGTGATCAACGGCACGACGTACAACCTCAAGCAGCTGCACTGGCACACGCCCAGCGAGCACACCATCGCCGGCCGCAG GTACGACCTGGAGCTGCACCTGGTGCACCAGACCTCCGCGAACAAGACGGCGGTGATCGGCATCCTCTACGAGATCGGCGCCATCAAGGACCCGTTCCTACTCTGGCTAGAGCCCTCCATCAGGAGCATCGAGAACACGAAGGACCAGCCGAAGGACATCGGGGTTGTAGACCCCAACGGTGCGCGCAGCATCGGCAGCGTGTACTACCGCTACATGGGCTCGCTCACCACGCCGCCCTGCACCGAGGGGATCGTCTGGACCGTCGTCAACAAG ATTAGCCCCGTGGCCAAGGACCAGGTGAAGCTTCTCAGGGATGCGCTGCAAGAC GGAAATACGATGAACGCGAGGCCGCTCCAGGAGGTGAACAACAGAGACATCAGCATTTTCCGCCCCAAGCTCTATGATTATTACTAG